The Columba livia isolate bColLiv1 breed racing homer chromosome 2, bColLiv1.pat.W.v2, whole genome shotgun sequence genome includes the window TCCATTTTATCTTTGATACAATATATAGgatataagaaaaaatacacagaattaCCATTGACAGGATTTAGTTATGATCCATGAGAAATCTGAGCAATGACAATAatacctttgcttttttttctttacttacaTAAGTGAGAGAATTTTGAGTTTATTCTACACATCTAGGTAACAAGACCTCAATTGTTCTTCCCCTGGGTATGCTTCTGAGTCTATGAAGTCAAGCCAAGACTGCTGTTTGGCATCTGTAGAGCCCGGATTAGACTCCATATCCACTTGTAATTCCCACCACAGAGCACATCCAAAACTAGAGATGAAGCCAAGGAGACGTCTAGAGAACGTGTATTTAACACAACTGTAAAATCACTGACAGGCTGGTTATCACACCTGTTTATTGAGATTGCCCAGTATTTCCTATTTAAGACTCTGGTTTTCATTGTTTACAGCTTTATGTAACTTTAAAGACATAAACTGAACCTATTCATGCCAGATGTCTTTCTGTCTAAATTTTAGCCAAAGCAACCTGGTCATTTCCAAGAATGAGGCTAACAAAAACCaggtgtttttctttggttAAATAAAATCCGCATCTTTCACAGTTTAGAGCGGTAAAGTGTATTTCAGAAAGTATAGAGCTTAGTGGAGGAGAAAGGTGAAAGAGGGATGTAGTTGCTGTGGCTCTCATGCAAATATACTGAATTTTGGCCAAACTGTAAGCCTTTGAAAAAAGTAATCTGCATCCACTTGTTAAACACTTGGATTGGAATGGggaaaagaaattggaaagataGAAGCCAGAGGGACTAAATGCAAAAAGGTGACAGGTCACAGCTGGAGTCTCCTTGGTGCACCATATTCCCCTGTAGTGCTTGGAATCAGACTACATTTTTCCCAGCGTTCTTCATCCCGCTCTGGGAACAGTCCGTTCAGATGACAGCAATCTAGTCTTGCTGCCTACATTAGCTCAAGAGGTAATGTGGCAGTAGAAGATTTCACATCCTACCTGAGGATAAAATCTGATCCTAATGAAGTCAGTGCTTGCTATGGAGAATATAAGCCATCCCTTCTGAAATAccaccttttttcttctgaagaagaTACATTGCTAAGACTTGTAGGGGGAGAGCATCCCATATTGCTTGACCAAATTTCAGCAAGTGATTCCCACACTACATccataaaatacacaaatactATGTACAATATTAGTGTAGTACAATAATGTACTACAATCTTTAGTTGAAGTGTTGGAAAGTACTGCCATATCTGTTATCTGTTCCAGCAATTATTCCTTCTTCAAAATGCACACTTGATGTTCTGCCAGAAAACATGGAGTTCCCATTTCCAGGCACAGGCCCTTATGATGCCTTTATCTGCAAGAGGAGAAAGCTCCGCAGTGTCAGGTACTGCCTCCCTTCACAGACAATGGCTGACAGAAGAGATCGAGAGAGTATTTTTTTGACACCGAGAATATCCAAAATGTTTTAGGATTGTTTTAGGATTTACTTGTTTGGTGAAGAAATTTCCATTAACAAGCCACTGCCAATATCTCAGAGGATTTTTACATCAGTTGTCACCTGCCCTGTTCTGCAGACAGAAGTGGACCTCTGGTGGGCTGTCACACCGTGACACTCACTCTCTGCTCCACACGAGCAAGTGAAATTTCTTCTTTGCAACAACTGGCTTTGCAGATGATAAGCAATACCAGAGACATCACAAGAGTGTCACCGTTTGGAACAGAAATACTATTTCAAAGGCACTAACATGTCACAGAACTActttcacagaaagcaaaatgactCCATATTAAGGTAAAATTGTCTTTAGGAAAACAACCGACTTTCCCACTAGAAAAAAGTTTTGACACAATTTCTTAGCAGCCCCACATACCAGTCACAGCCGACTCTTTTCATGTTTGCAGAACTACTGGATTTATTGCATGTGTACATTAGAAAATCTGTATTTACGACACCGCCATTGGTGAGATGCCCAGATGAATAGGAGGCCAGGACGCTGCtgccggacagtgtgtgtcacccCCGGCTCCCATGTGGGCAGGTCTGGGGAAGGACATTCGGGCACAGGACATTTTCTGAGGTTCTTTCACCATCTCGGTTCATCGCAGTCGCATCATCCAGTGTGACACATTCAGTCATTCCCGTTCCTCGCTGTTTCCAGCGCGGTGTAAAAACTGTGCACGCCCACCACCCTGTTGCACCCGATTCTACGAAATTTTTGACAGTGAaggtggtgagaccctggcccaggttgcccagagaagtggtggatgccctggagacatcccaggccgggctggacggggctctgagcaacgtgATCTAATTGAagacgtccctgctcatggcacgGGGTTGAACCAGATGAGCCTGGAaggcccttccaacccaaaccatgcAGTGATTCACCCCCGGCCCCGGTGCCGGTTGTGCTgtccccgccagccccgcgGCGGCGCCGGACACCGCCCCGCGTCCCGCACCGCGGGGAGAGCAGCTCAGGGACACCCCGGGGCGGGTGACCCTGCCCGCGCCCCGGCACTGCCTCACGGCGGGACGCGTGCTCTGTCGGCCACGCCAATTCCTGCAATTTTGGCTAAAACCCAGCTTCCCAGCGTTAGCCGGGCGGCCCCACCCGCGCCGTGACCACGCCCCACAACCCCCGGCCGCCCCACAACCCCCGGCCGCCCCACAAGCCCCGGCTCCAGCCGTGACGCCACCACTTCCCAGCAGCCGCCGCGGCACGACAGAAACGCAACCGCTTTTCCTTCCCCGCCCGCCGGAAGCGCCacagcttttccttccccttcccctccgcaGCCGGACACCTGCCTGCGCCTCTCGCTTTCCCTGCGGACAGCGGGGCCGGCTGACGGCCGTGTGGAGCGCCCCGCAGCCGGGTGAGCAGTTGCCGCGGCCGGTGCGGGTGGTGGGTGGTGGTTCGCCCCTCAGCGGCCTCCTCGTTGCTCAGGTCCCGCGTCGTGCCGCccggggcgggagcggcgggcCGGGCTGAGGCCTACGGGCTCGTAGGAGTCGGGCTGAGGGGGTAACCAGCAGGCACATAAAGGAGGAAGAGTAAATAACGCTTCCTTCTCCTGTTTCCAACTCTAGTGCGGCCCTTTCTCCAGTTGTAGAAATTCATAGGAGGTGTGGGGTCTCTGTGTGTCTGCGTGTGATGATTCTGGACATACAGCTACTAAAAATGTAAGTGATGGTTAAAACAGCAGTGTAAGGTTATGAATGCTGGTGGGACATGTACAAATGAAGAGAAGGCAGTGCTGGGGCAGAAGGTGGGGTTAGGAGCAGGAAAACAAGATGGGGAGCGGGGAGTTGTATTTCTGTAGAAATCTTCAAAGAGGGCAAGACTTCAATTCTGGGCCGCTCAGTTCTAGaagcacagggaactgctggagagagtccagcgcagggcaacgaagatgattaagggagtggagcgtctctcttatgaggaaaggctgagggagctgggtctctttagcttggagaagaggacactgaagggtgacctcattaatgtttataaatatgtaacgggtgagtgtcaggaggacggAGGCAGGTTCTTTTCGGTGACagccagtgataggacaaggggtaatgggtacaaagtggaacacagaaagttccatttaaatttgagaagaaacttcttctcagtgagggtgacagagcactggaacaggctgcccagggaggttgtggagtctcctactctggagacattcaaaacccgcctggacacattcctgtgtaacctcatctgggtgttcctgctcgggcagggggattggactggatgatctttcgaggtgcCTTCCagtctctaacattctgtgatcctgtgaagACTTTTTAGGTTATAGAACAGACTTAGAACAGACTGACTCTAATTTCTGTCTATTAATGCACATGAATTAGAGaagttttctgtgtgttttaggGTGTGTCTCTTTATCAGCACTACACCCACATACCAAGCCACATCACATTTCGTTTGATTCTTTCTTCCATGATAATGAAATAACACTGGTGGGGGGGTTGTAAACACAGCAAATCATGCTGTCAGTTTGTAGGtggttgtgttggttttgccTCAGTAGGTATATCCCAGCAAAAACAAAGCATGCTGCTGTGGAAAGGGTTCAGATTTGGGTCTGAAATGTGTATGTGGATCAAAGTCGTTCAGAACcatgttcttgtttgtttgaagaTAATTCCAGATCACAAAAGAATGTGGGGTTTGATAACATtcctacaaattattttttcaacagTTACCATATGCATGGATGTCACCTGAATCTTCTTACAGGAGCTTAAATTGCTTGTAATCTTACCCTAAACATGAGTGGCTCCAAACCCGACATTCTGTGGGCCCCGCACCACGTGGACCGATTTGTTGTATGTGATTCGGAATTGAGCCTTTATCACATTGACTCTGCTGTAAGTTCGGAACTCAAGGCAGGGTCCTTGCGCCTATCAGAAGAAACTACAGCTACGCTCTTGTCAATAAATTCAGATACACCATATATGAAATGTGTGGCCTGGTATCCAAAGTACGATCCTGAATGTCTCCTTGCTGTTGGACAGGCCAATGGCCGAGTGGTACTTACTAGCCTTGGTCAAGATCACAACTCAAAATCTAAAGACTTGATAGGCAAAGAGTTTGTTCCCAAACATGCGCGGCAGTGCAATACTCTAGCGTGGAATCCGCTAGATAGCAATTGGCTTGCTGCTGGCTTAGATAAACATCGGGCTGACTTTTCGGTGTTGATCTGGGATATCAGTAGCAAATACGCCCCAGAGACTGCAGTTGCTACAGAGAAAGTAAGACTGTCAGCAGGAGATCCAGAAGCGGGACTGGTAGTAACAAAGCCACTGTATGAATTGGGGCAGAATGATGcttgtctctctctctgttGGCTTCCACGGGACCAGAAGCTGCTTTTAGCTGGAATGCATAGAAATCTGGCTATCTTTGATCTGAGGAACACAAGCCAAAAAATATTTGTCAATACCAAGGCTGTCCAAGGAGTGACTGTTGATCCCTATTTCCACGATCGTGTAGCTTCCTTCTATGAAGGTCAGGTTGCCATATGGGATTTAAGAAAGTTTGAGAAGCCTGTTTTGACCTTGACAGAGCAACCAAAACCCTTAACAAAAGTTGCGTGGTGCCCAACAAGAACAGGACTGTTAGCTACTTTAACAAGGGATAGTAATATCATCAGACTGTATGACATGCAGCATACTCCCACTCCTATTGGGGATGAAACTGAGCCAACAATAATTGAAAGAAGTGTTCAACCATGTGAAAACTATATTGCTTCATTTGCCTGGCATCCCACAAGCCAAAATCGAATGGTAGTAGTGACTCCCAACAGGACTATGTCTGACTTCACAGTTTTTGAAAGAATTTCTCTTGCATGGAGTCCTGTGACATCATTAATGTGGGCTTGTGGACGACATTTATATGAGTgtacagaagaaggaaaggcCAGTTCCTTGGAAAAAGACATAGCAACCAAAATGCGGCTCAGAGCTCTGTCAAGGTACGGTCTTGATACTGAACAAGTTTGGAGAAATCACCTCCTAGCTGGAAATGAAGATCCTCAGCTGAAATCGCTTTGGTACACTCTGCATTATAtcctttattttaatgtagtttATGTCTTAAAGAAGTAATATGCCTTTATATGTAAACGAGTTACATGAAGTGCATGAAAATCTTTTAAGTATAACACAACATCCTGTAAATACTTTGCATATATTAATAGGATgtgacttttaattaaaaagaagtttttcaAACACTTGGGAAAAATTAAGCTTCCTATACATGAAAATACTTATGAAGCAGTATACTGAAGATATGGATCAAAAACTTACAGGAAACAAAGGTCCCTTAGTTTATGCTGGCATTAAATCAATTGTGAAGTCATCTTTGGGTAAGAATGTGCCAACTTTGATAAGGTTTATTGTAGTATTGGTACAGAATGATGCACTCATAGGCCTGTCTTTAAAAATTGTTGAAAAGAGTCTATTTAAAAACATAGAAATGTATTTCtatttgtgttttcaaatatataaGTTTACAGTTTATTTTACAGTACTTTCCAgaattttcagtgttcttttcGAAGTTCCACATGGAGGTGTAGTTCTAGAAAGCTGACTTTACTGTAGTCCCTGCTAATGCACCGACTACGTTTGTATCACTGTTTAAATAAGCTGCCTTGTTCTGAAGTGGTAATTGCCCCTGGTGCATCACATTATGCTTCTCATGCTCAGTGAAGTTTTTATTAGTATAATCTATTATTTGAATCTTTCTTTCCGTATTCATTATgtcttattaatatttatgctccttggaacaaaaaaaataagtcttaaGTGGTGAGAATGCTTCTAGCACGTTGATGCTTGCTAAGAAGAAGAGAACTGGTAGAGCAGGTGCTTAACTGTGTATTTCATGTTTGCAAGTTGGATATACTGATCACTCCTGTCAACTGTGACAAGAGCCTCCAAAACCTTAGGAggtagaggaaagaaaaagacttaGTGAGGAATATGTGTCAAGTCTACATGCATGACTTTTAGCagatcaaaataattttgtgtatGCTGATCCTTACCATGGAGTTTTTAGTGATGATAATTTAAAGTACTAAAATACGATACTCAGCTTTTGTCCTCTTCTTTATGATTGAAATTGAAGTGTTGTGTCACAATTGCAGTTTAAGTTGTGATTTAAGCATAATTTGACTTATTCCCCATTTCTAGGAACAACAGAGAACCTCAGGCACAGCAGGAGTGGATCTGATAGACAGGCAGATATTATTCAGTATCTGAGTGATGAGAGATCCTTGGCTTTGCAGCTCTGTGGGTGGATAAAGAAGGGAACAGACTTAGATGTGGAACCTTTTTTAAATTCACTGGAACAGGAAGGAGACTGGGAGCgagcagctgctgttgcacTTTTCAACTTGGACATACGGCGAGCAATACAAGTTCTAAATAAAGGAGCTTCCTCAGGAAAAGGTGTGGATTGTACTTGGTATCTTTTGTTTTGGCATTTTATCACCTTAGTAGATTTTTATGGAAGATAGTATGGAAAAGGTGCCTGTGTTGTCTTATAAAATAGTTACTTGAAGTGGTTGTATTGAAGCCTGAGAATCTGACAAATCCTAATCTTTCACTCT containing:
- the MIOS gene encoding GATOR2 complex protein MIOS → MSGSKPDILWAPHHVDRFVVCDSELSLYHIDSAVSSELKAGSLRLSEETTATLLSINSDTPYMKCVAWYPKYDPECLLAVGQANGRVVLTSLGQDHNSKSKDLIGKEFVPKHARQCNTLAWNPLDSNWLAAGLDKHRADFSVLIWDISSKYAPETAVATEKVRLSAGDPEAGLVVTKPLYELGQNDACLSLCWLPRDQKLLLAGMHRNLAIFDLRNTSQKIFVNTKAVQGVTVDPYFHDRVASFYEGQVAIWDLRKFEKPVLTLTEQPKPLTKVAWCPTRTGLLATLTRDSNIIRLYDMQHTPTPIGDETEPTIIERSVQPCENYIASFAWHPTSQNRMVVVTPNRTMSDFTVFERISLAWSPVTSLMWACGRHLYECTEEGKASSLEKDIATKMRLRALSRYGLDTEQVWRNHLLAGNEDPQLKSLWYTLHFMKQYTEDMDQKLTGNKGPLVYAGIKSIVKSSLGTTENLRHSRSGSDRQADIIQYLSDERSLALQLCGWIKKGTDLDVEPFLNSLEQEGDWERAAAVALFNLDIRRAIQVLNKGASSGKGDLNLNVVAMALSGYTDEKNSLWREMCSTLRLQLNNPYLCAMFAFLTSESGSYDGVLYENNVAVRDRVAFACKFLNDTQLNRFIEKLTNEMKDAGNLEGILLTGLTKDGVDLMESYVDRTGDVQTASYCMLQGSPSDVLKDERVQYWIENYRNLLDAWRFWHKRAEFDIHRSKLDPSSKPLAQVFVSCNFCGKSISYSCSAIPHQGRGFSQYGVSGSPTKSKVTSCPGCRKPLPRCALCLINMGTPVSSCPGGSKSDEKVDLSKDKKLAQFNNWFTWCHNCRHGGHAGHMLSWFRDHTECPVSACSCKCMQLDTTGNLIPAETVQA